A region of the Culex quinquefasciatus strain JHB chromosome 1, VPISU_Cqui_1.0_pri_paternal, whole genome shotgun sequence genome:
aaagttcgccacgtgcttcgagatttcaaccaatcaaacGGTAGGACGAACATATGCACATTAAAGGTCGGATCCTAGAAGCAATAGACCTAAAATAgagacaaaaaatgttttaggttTTTCGAACATATACAGCGATACctacatgatatttttttttatcaaaaatgtgatTACGTACGAGcattatcattaaaaaaaaaacaacttgtacatcaaattaaaattgCACTCTGCttagtacactcaacccccggtggttggtcactttttcgtttgacacttttttagtttgtaccccgttggttggtcaaagtcaaactaaaaagtgacgaactgtcactttttacacggcgctcacgcacactatcaaaacaaacgtttggtagtttgTGTGAActacgtgtaaaaggggtgtcaaactaaaacgtgaccccgttcgtttgacaacagttggtgtcaaaccatcggggtttgagtgtagcttattatcgaacatatatgcgaaaatgtgactgttacattggatgtatcaaaatggccaaatcaaatttctatcaatgtcaccccgggctatcaaagtcaccccagtttacggtatgtttaatccagcccaaacatgctaaatatgattatcaatgcagaaaaatgcgtttatattgtttttagttgatttaacttttattttcattacaattttgaaattaaaaaaaaatatttgttgtcccctgatttttcggaccaattttgaagggggagcgatataaactttgaaaaatatttgcaacggcctctctatttcaaaatataatatctagcataatatgaaattttggaaagttcAGAACAtcataaattcaaatatttaataatgCTACAAGGTGCAATTGGAAAGTTCTAAGAAATTATAGATTACATAAAGTGAAAATATGTtgacatatattttttaaagaatatttttctaacttgaaatatgatttcaaaaatgtctgaCTTAAGGTGGCATTTAAGAATTAttcaattaaaacatttaagaatctaataatttcagaataaaaatttaagaatttagttttttaacaatttgtacctgaaattaagcttaaattgatGGAATTATTGTTGGGAATGAAAAGCTTAGTATTtgagaactttagaattttgcaatttcaaaatttaagaatttaaaaattttagaatttcagaattttagaattttagaaattaagaatttcaaaatttcagaattttaaaattttagaattttagagtttttggaacttaagaactttatttttttggaatttacaattttggaatttttattttgttggttggttgcgaaagatttttttagttttgttggtTGTTGTTGAAATATGTAAGATTATTCCTTTTCTAAATCGTGGACATCGACAATAAGTTATTACGTATGACGaaacaaaacatatttcttttaggcaaatatttatttcaaagtaTGTTCAAATATATGTACTAATAGGTGACATTACAATATCATAACGGTAGGCGTAATATATTTAATGGAATATAATAGTCATAACATTTATTACAGATTTTTGTATTCTTACCAGCTTACATGTTTGTTTGCTTGCTGCTACCAATCTGGCCCAAACTGCGAGGAATCATCTATTAAAAATCCATAAGTACCACACAATAGAATAAAACTCATCCTCACAGCTTCCGATGCTCAAACAACAATTTCAGAAACGACCTTTTTTTTCAGCCATCCTTTGTCAAAATTCTTATTTCTACCAACTACCAAACAGCCAATCAACGGGATGATCTAgagatcgtttttttttcggttgtgAAACTGATTATCCGCCCCATCAAACCGCGGCCTACTTATCCACGGACAGCTTCATCAGCGTGGCGCAAATCTCCTCGCTGATTTCCTCCGCCTCCGGCATCTCCGACAGCACCCAGGTGTCGTCGGTGCTGGCCAGCTCCTCGTCGCAGATGGGACACTTTTTCTGGTGGATGTTCCACTGCTCGATGCAGGGTGTGCAGTAGCTGTGCGCGCACGGCAGCGACACTTCCGGTTTCCGCTCCAGACAGATGCAGCACTCGTTGCAGTCCGGTTCGGCGGCGCCCGACAGGTCTGAAAAGCTGGAGCCGCCGACCGATCCGCCCGAGGCGATGTTGTTGACGTGTTCCATCAGGATCGATGCGGTCGGGTTGGGGGGAAAGAGGGGGAAGGGGGGTTGGGGTGAGCTTTGGGACGTGGGACTAGCGCCCAGGTCGGGCTTGTCGAAGGAGCCGGCACAGCTGGAGGCGCCGCTGTTGGGACCACCGGTGGAGGTGGTCGTCGAAGAGTGGGTGGGGCTGTTGGTGGCGCTGCGGATGCGTTGCGTTTCGACGGTGACCATCGCGTGCAGGTTGGTTTGGAAGGTGCGGAACACTTGGAGGAATTGCTTGAGGTTGAGCAGCTTGTAGCACTCGATCTTTTTGGTGGACGGGTCGATCTTGACGCAGGCGATGCGCACCGTGCCCTTCCAGAGGACGCTGCTGTCGGTGCCGCGCTTGACGGCGAACACGAGCTGCTTTCCGCTGGGGTCGAGGCATTTGCGCGACCTGTGGGGCGGGTGAGATTTGGTTAAATATTGTGCCTATTTGAGCCTAATGGCGTGGGACTACACTCACAGGCTGTTCAAATCGGCGAGACACTTCTGGAAGTCCTCGTAGCTGAGGCTGCCGATTTCCGAGAAGATCTGGGCCTGCTTTTTGATCTCGAACTGCAGCGAGTCGACCGTGTCGCACGGCAGGATCTTCTGGGGAAGGCTGCTAACCTGCTGGCCCATCGCGACAAAGCTTGGGCGACCGCGATAACGCGGTGGCGTTCTCGACGATGACTAATTTGCAAACAGACTGATAGCAGGAAAAATTCTCAGCGTGATTGGTGGTTTCGGATTACCTGCTACGTATTAGACGAAGGTCGGCCTTAAACTTCAAAActtgtttgggtttttttgtttttgctgctggTTTGAGTTCATTTATTTGCAGTATTGTCTTCCCGGAGTCAATTTCTATGCAAATGAatcatatttttgaaagaaaagtcGGTTTACTTTGAAAGTTTAGCCCAAACCGGAAATCTTtcaaacataacctcaaagcgCCACGTGCGAGTTGCAATACTTTTCCCCGCCCGAAAATTGCACCTTTTGAGCAAGTCACGCAAAGCTTGCGCAGCTCCGCGAACGCACCCCACTTTGTGATGCTGTCAGCTGCGAACTTCTTTGACTGACTGTCATTCGTGTTTTGACTTTTGTCGCGTGTGGTCCTCCTGCTCCTGCCAGGTGTTTGCGGCTTCGTGGCTTTGCGAGCACGCAAAATCGATTCCAAGTGGCCGCCCGGATTGTGAAATTCGACCACCGTTTCCACAGCACTAGGAATGACCGACAAGGAGTCCATCCAGGCCGAAATCACCGCCCAGGGGGACGTCGTCCGGAAGCTGAAGGCCGCCAAGGAGGACAAATCgaaggttagtttttttttgcctgcttgaggtGGAGGTCGATTCCGGAATGCTGCCGCGTGGTCCACCGCCGACGAGCCCCCAGTTTGACAAGCCTCACGACGTCACGTAAAGcagcgagagagagaggaaaCCAGCTGGGCTAGTTTGAATGTGGTTCACCTTCACTTTTCAAGCAACCTTCCTCTCCCCAACTAGAGATGAAGGTGGAGGAGGGTTTTGGCCAGGGAAGTGGTCCACCGCACTGCACAATTTCAACGGTTATGGCTTTCACCGTGAAGTAACTTTAAGCGTCAGCTGCGCTTTGTTCTGCAGTTTCTCGCGCTAGGAAAAGAGAGAAAAATAATGAGTTTCGGTTGTTGGAGGCTTGAAAACTGGATCACAGAATAAAAGAAGGAACGATTGCAATTGGCAACAATTCGGCAAGGGGACATTGAACGGGACAAATAATTCAGGGTGAACTACCTTTTGAGAGGAGTTTTAAAACTGTTCATTCATTGATGCGTGATTTACCTCAAATTTGCGATTGAGAAAAGAAAAAACCTAAAAAGTTCTAAGAAAATTGCACAACTCCCGGGCAATTGCATCATATTTAGCACAGGGACGTATTAGAATGGTGGCCTTCTATTGTCCGAACTCCGAACGAATGGATGATGAAAGATATAAAAATTGCGCACTTTGTTATTTAGCCACTGGATTTCTAAGTTTGCTCTTAAAACAGAAAGTAACCTAGCTGTAAACAGAAATTgtgtattttgatgaaaacattagataattcttaaaattgtacTGAACAGAGAATTTTGATGAAATCAATGCTACATAAATTAGCAATccgtcaaaaaaaatcttgtttcatcgaatttcagattttttaaaagcattcGGAAgcggaattctttttttttcttgataatcAACTTTTCAGGGCTCAACTATGAACgtggattttgttttttgctcacaataaataaaaacagaGGAAACTGCCATAAAAATAATCACTTAGTtttctggcaaaaaaaaaatattaaatttaaaaacattcagaaattctgaaataaaaaaaaatcatatatttcCATAAATCCAGTATgctaaatataaaaatcacaaagttaCAAATAAAggtgttcaaaaatttaaaaaaaaaaaacaat
Encoded here:
- the LOC6050200 gene encoding RING finger protein 141, translated to MGQQVSSLPQKILPCDTVDSLQFEIKKQAQIFSEIGSLSYEDFQKCLADLNSLSRKCLDPSGKQLVFAVKRGTDSSVLWKGTVRIACVKIDPSTKKIECYKLLNLKQFLQVFRTFQTNLHAMVTVETQRIRSATNSPTHSSTTTSTGGPNSGASSCAGSFDKPDLGASPTSQSSPQPPFPLFPPNPTASILMEHVNNIASGGSVGGSSFSDLSGAAEPDCNECCICLERKPEVSLPCAHSYCTPCIEQWNIHQKKCPICDEELASTDDTWVLSEMPEAEEISEEICATLMKLSVDK